One genomic segment of Musa acuminata AAA Group cultivar baxijiao chromosome BXJ3-3, Cavendish_Baxijiao_AAA, whole genome shotgun sequence includes these proteins:
- the LOC103977995 gene encoding heat shock 70 kDa protein, mitochondrial has product MATSMMLRALRRRDLSPTSLSSRLRCLSGNASVPWCPSPLGHKWANLVRLFSTKPAGNDIIGIDLGTTNSCVAVMEGKNAKVIENSEGARTTPSVVAFNQKGELLVGTPAKRQAVTNPTNTLFGTKRLIGRRFDDPQTQKEMKMVPFKIVRAPNGDAWVEANGQQYSPSQIGAFVLTKMKETAESYLGKSVSKAVITVPAYFNDAQRQATKDAGRIAGLDVQRIINEPTAAALAYGLNNKEGLIAVFDLGGGTFDVSILEISNGVFEVKSTNGDTFLGGEDFDNALVEFLVDEFKRTEAIDLSKDKLALQRLREAAEKAKIELSSTSQTEINLPFITADASGAKHMNITLTRSKFETLVNHLIERTKNPCRSCLKDAGISSKDVDEVLLVGGMTRVPKVQEIVSEIFGKSPSKGVNPDEAVAMGAAIQGGILRGDVKELLLLDVTPLSLGIETLGGIFTRLINRNTTIPTKKSQVFSTAADNQTQVGVRVLQGEREMATDNKLLGEFELVGIPPAPRGMPQIEVTFDIDANGIVTVSAKDKATGKEQQITIRSSGGLSEEEIEKMVKEAELHAQKDQERKALIDIKNSADTTIYSIEKSLSEYRDKIPAEVVTEIETAVADLRKEMAGDSVDNIKAKLDAANKAVSKIGQHMAGGSGGSSSGGSQGGGQASEAEYEEVKK; this is encoded by the exons TTATCTGGCAATGCAAGCGTGCCCTGGTGTCCTTCTCCTCTGGGTCATAAATGGGCTAATTTGGTTAGATTGTTCAG CACAAAACCAGCAGGAAATGATATAATTGGAATTGATTTGGGAACAACAAATTCATGTGTCGCAGTTATGGAGGGAAAG AATGCTAAAGTCATAGAAAACTCTGAAGGAGCTCGTACCACACCATCAGTTGTAGCTTTTAATCAGAAGGGAGAACTACTTGTTGGAACTCCAGCAAAACGTCAGGCAGTTACCAATCCTACAAACACCCTTTTTGGAACCAAGCGACTGATAGGACGCCGCTTTGATGATCCTCAAACACAGAAAGAGATGAAGATGGTCCCCTTCAAGATTGTGAGGGCACCCAATGGGGATGCATGGGTTGAAGCAAATGGTCAGCAGTATTCTCCCAGCCAGATTGGTGCATTTGTTTTGACAAAGATGAAAGAAACCGCTGAATCTTATCTTGGGAAGTCAGTTTCAAAGGCTGTTATCACTGTTCCTGCATATTTTAATGATGCCCAACGTCAGGCTACAAAGGATGCAGGGAGGATTGCTGGTCTTGATGTACAAAGAATTATCAATGAACCAACTGCTGCTGCGCTTGCCTATGGGTTGAACAACAAGGAGGGCCTCATTGCAGTTTTTGATCTTGGAGGTGGAACATTTGATGTTTCAATCTTGGAAATATCAAATGGTGTATTTGAG GTTAAATCAACAAATGGCGACACCTTCTTGGGTGGAGAAGATTTTGACAATGCATTGGTAGAATTCTTGGTTGATGAATTTAAGAGAACCGAGGCAATAGACCTTTCAAAGGATAAGCTGGCTCTACAGAGGCTCCGGGAAGCGGCTGAGAAGGCTAAGATTGAACTCTCATCGACATCCCAGACTGAGATCAATCTTCCATTCATAACAGCTGATGCTTCCGGAGCAAAGCATATGAACATAACACTCACAAGATCAAAGTTTGAGACTTTGGTGAATCATTTAATAGAAAGAACCAAAAATCCCTGTAGAAGCTGTTTGAAGGATGCTGGCATAAGCAGCAAGGATGTTGATGAGGTTCTTCTTGTTGGTGGAATGACTAGGGTTCCGAAAGTCCAGGAAATAGTTTCAGAAATCTTTGGAAAGAGCCCTAGCAAGGGAGTGAATCCAGATGAAGCTGTTGCAATGGGAGCTGCCATTCAGGGTGGTATACTTCGTGGAGATGTTAAAGAGCTCCTTTTATTAGACGTAACTCCCTTGTCACTAGGTATTGAGACCCTTGGTGGTATTTTTACGAGACTGATCAACAGGAATACAACCATTCCCACGAAGAAGAGTCAG GTATTCTCCACTGCAGCTGATAACCAGACCCAGGTTGGTGTTCGTGTGCTGCAAGGTGAGCGTGAAATGGCTACCGACAACAAGCTCCTAGGCGAGTTTGAGCTTGTTGGCATCCCACCAGCTCCAAGAGGCATGCCGCAGATTGAGGTTACCTTTGATATTGATGCCAACGGAATTGTGACAGTCTCAGCTAAAGACAAGGCTACTGGAAAAGAACAGCAGATCACTATTCGCTCATCTGGTGGCCTCTCCGAGGAAGAGATTGAGAAGATGGTCAAGGAGGCTGAGCTGCATGCTCAAAAGGACCAGGAGAGGAAAGCCCTGATCGATATCAAGAACAGTGCTGACACGACAATCTACAGTATCGAGAAGAGCTTAAGCGAGTATAGGGATAAGATTCCGGCTGAGGTGGTCACCGAGATCGAGACTGCAGTAGCTGATCTTCGCAAAGAGATGGCCGGAGACAGTGTTGATAATATCAAGGCCAAGCTTGACGCAGCGAACAAAGCGGTCTCAAAGATCGGGCAACACATGGCAGGAGGCTCAGGTGGGTCATCCTCTGGTGGCTCTCAAGGTGGTGGTCAGGCTTCCGAAGCAGAATATGAAGAGGTCAAGAAGTAG
- the LOC135632399 gene encoding auxin-responsive protein SAUR32-like, translating to MGLHLHLPHKIMAGHGRRRGEEEEGIRKGWMGIRVGGEGEERQRFVVPVDYLSHPLFVGLLKEAEEEYGFDHQGAITIPCHVEHFRRVQDIIDRDCNSVAAGHHHHGHHHHHHHHFHLCFRA from the coding sequence atggGGTTGCACCTGCACTTGCCGCACAAGATCATGGCGGGGCATGGGAGgaggagaggggaggaggaggaggggataaGGAAGGGGTGGATGGGAATAAGGGTGGGCGGGGAGGGGGAGGAGCGGCAGCGGTTCGTGGTGCCGGTGGACTACCTGAGCCACCCCCTCTTCGTGGGGCTGCtcaaggaggcggaggaggagtacGGCTTCGACCACCAGGGCGCCATCACCATCCCCTGCCACGTCGAGCACTTCCGCCGCGTCCAGGACATCATCGACCGCGACTGCAACTCCGTCGCCGCCGGTCACCACCACCATggccaccatcaccaccaccaccaccactttcACCTTTGTTTCAGGGCTTGA
- the LOC135633907 gene encoding EIN3-binding F-box protein 1-like — MAEHDPRHSLKRLPAESSRDFGGAVLVQPLHADRSASHTIPRLEAGGTCGVHESYGCFGSTVEGTSGGSCRRPEKRRRTDSPFNESRTDQGRGQDLISNLPNDCLLLVFSFLPSPRDRCRCSAVSRSWFALQTFLRRSEFRANVVLPPRSRQESSRCLQGSSANDLRLGAMAIGMDECGILTELSVIDTLPCSLLPLHHHHHHCHVSDVGLSAMAQACSNLRSLALHNCTKVTDRGLATVAQNCTALKNLELTHAASVGDHGLVILATRCLKLASLSLTACPRVTDRSLEAYSKHSTHLKSITVAQCPFITDYGILSIVVLLTKLETVKISSMKLGDGVLRAIARSGEQIKTLALEHVWGVSVTGYRCIGETTRLKGLSLDACTGLTDRCFRRLSPTSFAGLKKVAMTSCSSLTDSSLLALTGLAVELESLHLDTFEAFTYRGLMIALGNCSRTLKVLTLVKCDFRGRGALEQKGVYPSRLLPLPAECPMLQTVKLEECEGLGDDFISWVGLACKSITDVSFVRMDSITDRRIESFMNQLKGWNRISRVDLSGSAGIGNRSVWAVTRECKARLRSLVLRGCERVSDRGAAVITRRCTKLVELDLGGCSISDEAVEKVVGEDPPDLEVLSLAGCTRITDRSLDALDEYGGLGLNRLDLTGCSGLSQFRVNFIKIYIDEVDY, encoded by the exons ATGGCCGAGCATGATCCACGCCACTCCCTCAAAAGGCTTCCTGCGGAAAGCAGCAGAGACTTCGGTGGTGCTGTGCTCGTGCAGCCATTGCATGCCGACCGGAGTGCTTCCCATACCATTCCACGACTGGAGGCTGGTGGCACGTGTGGAGTC CACGAGTCTTATGGTTGTTTTGGTTCGACAGTTGAAGGGACTAGCGGTGGCTCTTGCCGGCGaccggagaagaggaggaggactgaCTCTCCGTTCAATGAGAGCAGAACAGATCAAGGCCGAGGGCAGGATCTGATCAGCAACCTGCCCAACGATTGCCTCTTGCTTGTCTTCAGTTTTCTTCCGAGTCCCAGAGATCGCTGCCGGTGTTCTGCGGTGTCGAGGAGTTGGTTCGCGCTGCAGACCTTCCTGAGAAGGTCTGAATTCAGAGCCAACGTGGTGCTTCCCCCTCGATCGCGACAAGAGAGCTCCAGATGCCTCCAGGGAAGCAGCGCCAACGACTTGAGGCTGGGCGCCATGGCCATCGGGATGGACGAATGCGGAATCTTAACGGAGCTATCTGTGATCGACACGCTTCCTTGTTCTCTGCttcctcttcatcatcatcatcatcattgtcacgTTTCGGACGTCGGCCTCTCAGCCATGGCGCAGGCTTGCAGCAACCTCAGGTCTCTCGCGCTACACAACTGCACCAAAGTGACCGATCGGGGCCTCGCGACGGTCGCACAGAACTGCACGGCACTGAAGAACCTGGAGCTAACCCATGCGGCGTCGGTCGGCGACCATGGCCTCGTCATCCTTGCAACCAGATGCCTCAAGTTAGCATCGTTGAGCCTGACCGCATGTCCAAGAGTCACCGATCGTTCGCTAGAGGCTTACTCCAAGCATTCCACCCACCTTAAGTCGATCACAGTGGCGCAGTGTCCTTTCATCACAGACTACGGCATTCTTTCGATCGTCGTCTTGCTAACGAAGCTAGAGACCGTCAAGATCTCGTCGATGAAGCTGGGCGACGGCGTCCTCCGAGCAATCGCACGCAGCGGCGAGCAGATCAAGACGTTGGCTCTGGAGCACGTGTGGGGTGTATCAGTGACGGGCTACCGTTGCATCGGAGAGACCACAAGGCTCAAAGGGCTTTCTTTAGACGCTTGCACCGGGTTGACGGATCGGTGCTTCAGAAGGTTGTCGCCCACCAGCTTTGCCGGCCTCAAGAAGGTGGCGATGACGAGCTGCTCCTCGCTGACAGATTCGAGTCTCCTCGCGCTCACAGGACTTGCAGTGGAACTGGAGAGTCTCCACCTGGATACTTTCGAAGCTTTCACATACAGGGGTTTGATGATTGCTCTGGGAAACTGCAGCCGGACTCTGAAGGTGTTGACTCTGGTCAAGTGCGATTTCCGTGGCCGTGGAGCACTTGAGCAGAAAGGGGTCTACCCctctcgtcttcttcctcttcctgcgGAATGCCCGATGCTACAGACCGTGAAACTGGAAGAGTGCGAGGGACTGGGAGATGACTTCATCTCGTGGGTCGGGCTGGcctgcaagagcatcaccgacgtCAGTTTCGTGCGCATGGACTCCATTACCGACCGTCGCATCGAGTCCTTCATGAACCAGCTCAAGGGGTGGAACAGGATCAGCAGGGTGGACCTGAGCGGGAGCGCCGGCATCGGCAACAGGAGCGTGTGGGCGGTGACAAGGGAGTGCAAGGCGCGGCTGAGGTCGCTGGTGCTGCGGGGGTGCGAGCGCGTGTCCGACCGGGGCGCGGCGGTGATCACCAGGCGATGCACCAAGCTGGTGGAACTCGACCTAGGCGGGTGCAGCATCAGCGACGAGGCGGTGGAGAAGGTGGTGGGGGAGGACCCGCCGGACCTGGAGGTGCTGTCGCTGGCGGGGTGCACCAGGATCACGGACCGGAGCCTGGACGCGTTGGATGAGTACGGTGGCCTGGGCCTGAACCGGCTCGACCTGACCGGTTGCTCGGGACTGAGCCAATTCCGGGTCAATTTCATCAAGATCTACATCGACGAGGTCGATTACTGA